The DNA sequence CCAATGAAAATTCCCGTGGGACGAGCGATATGTGGCTCACGAACATTTCGAATAAaagaaaatagtttgaaaatgaagatatatatatgtgtgtgtgttgtttcATGTTATCTAAAGATCCTGCATCAAATTGGGTTGGTAAAttgctgttttctttttaaattggaTAACACATCCTCGTGTCATACTGGTCATTTGTCGCAAGTCTTTTTGAAATCTCTCCATCACTGACAACGGACCAACAGACGGACGCTGCAAACTCCCCAAACCGAAATCCTGGCTCCTTCCCTAGAAATGGCGATTTGGGCTGCCAACAATCAACTTGTTTAATTTTCCAAAAGAATTGTTGGTCATATTGTGTATACGGTTTTGTATAAACACGACCAGTGCAATCAGCACGTATGCATTCATATTTCTTTGATTTAGAGAGAATAAAGATAAATCGACGTCCATCTTCTTCTTTTTCTGGTTCAATTTGGACAGCGAGCCATTTTGTCTCCCTACTTGAAGACCATGAAGATGATAACCAAAGACTGTCATACAATCGTTGGCCGTTTTCGGATATTATTTCGACAGTGTTTTTTCCACATTTCCGAAACTTAAAGGCACATAATGTTGAGTATCGGTCaagaaatttttctaaaatgacGTACCCCTTGTCACGTTGTTTTTCCTGACATCGAACCCAGTTTAGTGGTGTAGATGTATGAAGCGTGATTTTTTCTTTTGGCTTTGAAACAGATTCAATGTGGTAGGCACCTTCCATCCGCAAAGGTACGTTGAAGGAAACAATTATCCCATTTTGCCTTAAAACCTCTCGCGATATTGGGTAAAACCCGGTGTTGTAACGGATATAAACGTGTAATGTTTTCTCTAGTGGTCTgtacaaaaaaacacaacacGTCTTTCAATCGTTCTCTTTGTTCAGTCACTAGAACTCTCAGTCTCTGTGTTTGTCTGTTGTGAACGTTTAAAATTGAAATGCGATAAAGAAGCAGAATTTCGTGCAATAATGAGAGGAAGCAATAAAGTTCGACATGTGCCATCAGCTCGGGGAAGTCCGTAGCATCGTTTTTAGCCTTATGATCTGCTATTTTAGTCTCAACTAAAGCTATATCTTTTAGTCCAGCAGTGACGGACTGTTCATTTGCCATATCATGAagaatgttggttttctcctgagCATCTTTAGAATTGTTCAAATCCTTCACACTACCGGAAAGTAATCTAAGTCTCCCTTTATAATCTTGAACTCTTGTTCTTGCATTTCCGATGATTTCATGATCAAGCAAGGTCTGAAGTGTTTTTGACAGAACTTTCCATTCAACAATTGTATCTATGATATTTAGAGTTGCCTTTACGATTGTAGATACCTTACACGGTTCGAGGTATTCTAAAATCGAACAAACGGTATTTGCTACGGTGATTGTTGGTCGGATTATATCAAGTAGAGAAATGCTGTCCTGTTCAAAATTTTCACTATTTTTCTGAAAAGAATCACTTCtgaagaaattttcaagtttgCCTACACATTCATCGAAATCACCTTTTTCTTTCCCATGAGCTATGTTTTTACTTTCAGCAAGATACCTCAACTCTTCaatgatatttgttttatcaaatctATATTCAGTATCGCCCATTTCAAAACgaaaatatagtttttaaaatctcttcatttTTAAAGGTTCCTGATGACACTGTACGAGTAAGCCTCTGAGAGTAGCCGGAAGTCACCGATTTTATGTGGAGACTAACATATATTTTAGAATAATCACGTATAAAATGttgcatatttataaaacatCATTCTCTGGATTAATTTATACTTCCAAACCTTTTTTCTTCGATACCGTTTGAATAAAGTCATATCGTCTTTACCTGAAATCAAAATGGGCtataaatttgaatgatgtaataACAAggactttaaagaaaaatatttgcattattcTAAAACTACTTGTATTTACAATTCATTCAAAACTAACAAAGttgatcagataaaaatgttaGTAACATTGCCGAGGTAACACACACGCACTAGTTGTCTTATAAACGTTGCGGGTATGGGTTTAATTGTTACAATACAAAGACACGGGTATGAAAAGTTGCCTGCGGCATAAAATGTGCCCCGCTGAAATGAAAGCATCGCGCTTCCGACTGCGCAGGCGTTGAGCAGGATGTTGACAGAAATATCGGGTGCgctgagtaaaattgaatgtttctGGTTAATTTCTTTTTACAGCAAAAACTGTtaagaaatcggggaatgcatcGGGATGTAGTTGTATCTTGCCGACGCATCCATgtccagtttgtgaagaaatatgtaatattgttattttgcgagTGTTTTTCATCGGGTACAGTAACGTAAGTAAaccaaaagcagtgaatatttcgAGTCGATCATTTTACCTCCTGCTAAAAAAGAAATTATCTATTTCTGtcgtatattatataaagacatgatatctgatcgactGAGATATAATACATGTTCAGGAAAAGGTATATTCCCTGCTTCTGCCGACTTTTTAGTTAG is a window from the Mercenaria mercenaria strain notata chromosome 7, MADL_Memer_1, whole genome shotgun sequence genome containing:
- the LOC128558568 gene encoding uncharacterized protein LOC128558568, with the translated sequence MGDTEYRFDKTNIIEELRYLAESKNIAHGKEKGDFDECVGKLENFFRSDSFQKNSENFEQDSISLLDIIRPTITVANTVCSILEYLEPCKVSTIVKATLNIIDTIVEWKVLSKTLQTLLDHEIIGNARTRVQDYKGRLRLLSGSVKDLNNSKDAQEKTNILHDMANEQSVTAGLKDIALVETKIADHKAKNDATDFPELMAHVELYCFLSLLHEILLLYRISILNVHNRQTQRLRVLVTEQRERLKDVLCFFVQTTRENITRLYPLQHRVLPNIARGFKAKWDNCFLQRTFADGRCLPH